ACATTTGCTGTTCGTTACCGGTCTGCAATCTATATGCCATATGCTTGATTAGCAGCCGGAACCGTTAAAAAAATAAAGAAATGGATCAGGATGATTTCAATATAAGGTGGAAAAAGGTGGAAGATATGCTCACAGAACGATTTGGCAAAACGCCGAATATGGAGGCCACCCTTTTACTGATAGGTATACAGGAACTCAACAGCCCTAAAAAGAAGTTCACCAAAGAACAGAAGCAGGATCTCATGCACATAGCTGTTTGTTCCCTGCTGAGCCAAAGCGGATATTTTGAACCGGAAGGCCGCGACAGAGATGGCTGGCCTCATTTTAAAGAAGTACAACCCGTCCCCAAAATGGGTATGGAAGAGCAGGAAAGGTTCCTGAAGGAGCATATAATCGCTTACTTTGAAGAATAAACCATCCTTATGCATAGAGCACTACTACTGTCTTTCTTCTTATTGTTCTGTATCTCTGTGAATGCCCAGCGTAACCGTAAAGTGAAAGTGACCACGGAATACGGTACCATGGTGATCAGGTTGTATGACCAAACACCACTGCACCGCAACAATTTCATCAAACTCGTAAAAAAGCATTTTTACGACAGCCTGTTGTTCCACCGGGTGATCCACAACTTTATGATCCAGGGCGGAGACCCCGATTCCAAAAACGCCAAACCCGGCACGGAATTAGGGAATGGAGGAGTAGGATACACCGTGCCGGCAGAATTTCAGCTGGACCTCTTTCATAAAAAGGGAGTATTGGCCGCTGCCCGGGATAATAATCCCACAAAAGCTTCCGATGGCTGCCAGTTTTACATTGTACAAGGCAAGAAATTCACAGAAGGGCAACTGGATACTTTGGAACAAACCCGCCTGGGGGGCCGGAAATTACCGGTAGACCAACGGGAAGTCTATAAACAGATAGGCGGAACGCCACATCTGGACCAGAATTACACCATCTTCGGAGAAGTGATCGAAGGACTGAATGTGGTAGACAGCATTGCCATGGTGAAGACAGATAAGAACAATCGCCCTTTACAGGATGTACGGATGAAGATCAGGCTGAAAAAGAAGTTCTTGTTCTTTTAATCATTGAATTTTAACATATTCGGGGGGAAGAAGTTTTTATAATTCACCCCACAATCTTTATTTTTACGGCTCAAAATCAAACTTGACATGAATTTTCCGTCACAACTGCGTTACACAAAAGACCACGAATGGGTTTTGTTAGAAGGAAACACTGCTAAAGTGGGTATTACTGAATTTGCTCAGCGTGAACTGGGTGATATCGTGTTTGTGGACATCACCACAACTGGTAAAACACTGGGTGCTGAAGAAATATTTGGTACCGTGGAAGCGGTAAAAACAGTGTCTGATCTGTTCCTGCCTGTTGCCGGTACCGTAGGTGCCGTAAACCCAAGACTGGAAAACAGCCCTGAACTGGTGAACACTGATCCATATGGCGAAGGCTGGATGGTAACCATCGAAGTAAGTAATGCTGCTGATGTGGACGGATTGTTAACCGCAGATGCTTACCAGGCACTGATCGGAGAATAAGCATGAACGAACTGAATACTAATAATAAATTTAGCATGAGAACGATCCTTTATTATTTACCAGCAATGGGTTGGATCGTTCTCATTCTTTTTTTATGCACCCTGCCCGGATCATCTATTCCAAAGATCTCGATCCTGGACAAACTGCACATAGACAAAGTAGTACACTTTGTACTGTTTGGCGGAACCGTGATCTTACTGGCCTATGGTTACTACAAACAGAATAACGGCCTTAGTGACCTGGGGCTTTTAAGCCTCGTACTGGTTGTTACCTTATACGGCCTGGCAATAGAATTCATTCAAAAATACCTTGTAGCGAACAGGAGTTTTGATATGATGGATGTTTTGGCTGATGGTACAGGCGCAGCAATGGGTGCCTTGATCTTCCGCTGGATCGGGAAAAGATTCCTCAAATAATTACGCTTAACTCCCCCTTAATGATTTCGATGCACTCAAAATGAGTGCATTTTTGTTATAATGACGTTCCGAATATCGGAATGAGAGAACTTTTGTGAACTGAAACAAACACTTTCTCCGAATGAGGCCATATCATTTGGCAGCGATTTTCCTTTCCCCTAATTTTATTTTCAAGAAATGATTGTTAACCCATGAATGCTGGATCTATCATCAGAAGATTAAGAGAAGAAAGAAATGTTACGCAGGAATACATGGCATCAAAACTGAACATCGGTGTAACGGCATATGGAAATATAGAACGTAATGATGTGAAGCGGCTCACCATTGATCGCTTAAAGGAAATAGCGGATATCCTCAAAGTACATGTATTTGAATTATTTGGTTTTACAGAAAGAGACGTCTTCCTGGCCAATAAGAAAAAACAAAGCGATGCATTCAGTGATATCAACCTGCTCGCAGTACTGCATTACTTCAGAAAAGATAAGGAGATCTTACATGCTGCATTAAGCATTTTGAAAGAAATAAGTGATGTCCTCAGGCAGCAGGTACAGGAAAATACGGCAGCTATTCACCGCCTGATGGAAATGCAGCTGGAGATGCATCAGCAACGTTTAAGTTCAGCATAACTCATGCATCCATTGTTTGTTAAAAGATTCATCAAAGTAGGCATAGAAACAATGCGTTCGTCCATTGCAGTTAACCTTTAATTCCTTTGCTACCCAAGCTAGAACTGAAGCCGGAAACTACCGAAGATGCCAAACCTTTTTTCATAAGGTTCATCCGGTAGTGGCTTCGGTGCTAGGCGCCACACAAAATCTATCCGGATGAATTTGAGGATATTTTCTACGCCGGTACCCACTTCAACATAAGGATGGCTTTGAAGTGTTTTAAAAGGATAACCCGCGTTAAGGTTCAGGTTCTTGTTAGACTCAGAGAGTTTGCCGATAATACCTTTAGCCGTCCAGAACTGGCGCAGCTTTAATTTGCGCACCAGTGGAATATAGTTGAATAAACCACTGCCCAGCGTATGCTCCAGGTTGAAACCGGCATATTGATCACTAATGAATTCAAACCGGTTCATCATGTTGAAGGCATACTTGTTATAATAGTAGATCTCGTTACCCGGAT
This DNA window, taken from Chitinophaga niabensis, encodes the following:
- a CDS encoding peptidylprolyl isomerase; protein product: MHRALLLSFFLLFCISVNAQRNRKVKVTTEYGTMVIRLYDQTPLHRNNFIKLVKKHFYDSLLFHRVIHNFMIQGGDPDSKNAKPGTELGNGGVGYTVPAEFQLDLFHKKGVLAAARDNNPTKASDGCQFYIVQGKKFTEGQLDTLEQTRLGGRKLPVDQREVYKQIGGTPHLDQNYTIFGEVIEGLNVVDSIAMVKTDKNNRPLQDVRMKIRLKKKFLFF
- the gcvH gene encoding glycine cleavage system protein GcvH; the encoded protein is MNFPSQLRYTKDHEWVLLEGNTAKVGITEFAQRELGDIVFVDITTTGKTLGAEEIFGTVEAVKTVSDLFLPVAGTVGAVNPRLENSPELVNTDPYGEGWMVTIEVSNAADVDGLLTADAYQALIGE
- a CDS encoding VanZ family protein; protein product: MRTILYYLPAMGWIVLILFLCTLPGSSIPKISILDKLHIDKVVHFVLFGGTVILLAYGYYKQNNGLSDLGLLSLVLVVTLYGLAIEFIQKYLVANRSFDMMDVLADGTGAAMGALIFRWIGKRFLK
- a CDS encoding helix-turn-helix domain-containing protein, which translates into the protein MNAGSIIRRLREERNVTQEYMASKLNIGVTAYGNIERNDVKRLTIDRLKEIADILKVHVFELFGFTERDVFLANKKKQSDAFSDINLLAVLHYFRKDKEILHAALSILKEISDVLRQQVQENTAAIHRLMEMQLEMHQQRLSSA